A stretch of Rhea pennata isolate bPtePen1 chromosome 18, bPtePen1.pri, whole genome shotgun sequence DNA encodes these proteins:
- the LOC134148783 gene encoding kinetochore protein Nuf2-like, with translation MSCTELEKPDLDRELPGTLFTALFLQMSAGIGPGVEEVTTGRGGAGAGFKGRRRLAAAVGGAAVEVLTFRRCSPADIATCLRGHVRAGCEARSLAKGDLFPGPKMPVNIDIVYPQIFEGFLPVCNLFIHMERFLPVCRVNDFEIADVLSPKAKRTARFLSGILNFIHFRESRCGVYLDLQHCSCRRASRVQAAV, from the exons ATGTCG TGCACGGAGCTGGAGAAGCCCGACCTGGACCGGGAGCTTCCAGGCACGCTCTTCACGGCGCTCTTTCTCCAGATGAG cgcggGGATTGGTCCGGGCGTGGAGGAAGTGACGActgggcggggcggggccggcgccgggttCAAAGggcggcggcggttggcggcggcggttggcggCGCCGCCGTGGAGGTGCTGACGTTCCGGCGCTGCAGCCCCGCCGACATCGCTACCTGCCTCCGCGGCCACGTCCGGGCCGGCTGCGAAGCCCGCAGCCTGGCCAAGGGCGACCTGTTCCCCGGCCCGAAG aTGCCTGTCAACATTGACATCGTGTATCCCCAAATATTTGAAGGCTTTCTCCCTGTTTGTAACTTGTTTATTCACAT GGAGCGCTTTCTCCCGGTGTGCCGTGTTAATGACTTTGAGATTGCTGATGTTCTAAGTCCAA aagcaaagaggacagCTCGCTTCTTGAGTGGCATTCTCAACTTTATACATTTCCGAGAATCACGCTGTGGAGTCTACTTGGATTTACAG CACTGTTCCTGTAGAAGAGCAAGCAGAGTTCAGGCAGCTGTCTGA